One window of Entelurus aequoreus isolate RoL-2023_Sb linkage group LG06, RoL_Eaeq_v1.1, whole genome shotgun sequence genomic DNA carries:
- the mfsd11 gene encoding UNC93-like protein MFSD11 encodes MSPEGKKLMNIVILGVGFMFIFTAFQTCGNIEQTVIKSFNSTSFHASGYTSMAIIYGVFSASNLLAPSMVAVIGPQLAMFFSGLLYSGYIAMFVYPYTWSFYTASVLVGIGAAVLWTAQGNVLAINSGEQTIGRNSGLFWALLQSSLLFGNLYIFLAWHGHEHISDKDRQTVFISLTVISLVGCFLFFLIRKPDPDADAAPGEPPEALLQTESSEDTLRWSRSVLCSQALDAFVQACKLLATKEMLLLSLSIAYTGLELTFYSGVYGTCVGAMTRFGQDAKSLIGISGICIGLGEILGGGVFGLLDKCNRFGRSPVVLLGLVTHYVAFYLIFLNIANDAPLAPESGTDLRAFLEPSVGVALLCSFLLGFGDSCFNTQLLSIIGFTFRDNSAPAFAIFKFIQSVLAALAFFYSNFLLLHWQLLILVVVGFLGTLTFFSAERHARSTCRDSDYDSI; translated from the exons ATGAGTCCAGAAGGGAAGAAGCTGATGAACATCGTCATCCTCGGCGTGGGCTTCATGTTCATCTTCACCGCCTTCCAGACGTGCGGCAACATCGAG CAAACCGTCATCAAGAGCTTCAACAGCACCTCCTTCCACGCCAGTGGATACACCAG TATGGCCATCATCTACGGCGTTTTCTCCGCGTCCAACCTGTTGGCGCCCTCTATGGTCGCCGTGATCGGACCGCAGCTCGCCATGTTCTTCAGCGGCCTTCTGTACAG CGGCTACATCGCCATGTTCGTGTACCCGTACACCTGGAGCTTCTACACCGCGTCCGTGCTGGTGGGCATCGGCGCCGCAG TCTTGTGGACGGCTCAGGGCAACGTGCTCGCCATCAACTCTGGCGAACAAACCATCGGAAGGAACAGTGGCCTCTTTTGGGCTCTGCTACAGTccag cTTGCTGTTTGGAAACCTCTACATCTTCTTAGCCTGGCATGGACACGAGCACATCTCAG ACAAAGACCGCCAGACGGTGTTCATCTCGCTGACCGTCATCAGCCTGGTGGGCTGCTTCCTCTTCTTCCTGATCCGCAAGCCCGACCCGGATGCTGACGCCGCTCCTGGCGAGCCACCGGAGGCGCTGCTGCAGACCGAGTCAAGCGAGGACACACTCAG GTGGTCCCGCTCAGTCCTCTGCTCGCAAGCTCTGGACGCTTTCG TGCAGGCATGCAAGCTGTTGGCCACCAAGGAGATGCTGCTGCTCAGCCTGTCCATCGCctacacag GTTTGGAGCTCACCTTCTACAGCGGCGTGTACGGCACGTGTGTCGGCGCCATGACACGCTTCGGTCAGGACGCTAAGAGTCTGATCGGAATCTCGGGCATCTGCATCGGCCTGGGGGAGATCTTAG GAGGGGGCGTGTTCGGGTTGCTGGACAAGTGCAACCGCTTCGGGAGGAGCCCGGTGGTGCTGCTGGGCCTGGTCACTCACTACGTGGCGTTCTACCTCATCTTCCTCAACATCGCCAACGACGCTCCGCTGGCGCCCGAGTCGGGGACCGACCTGCGAGCCTTCCTGGAGCCCAG TGTGGGCGTGGCCTTGCTGTGCAGCTTCCTGTTGGGTTTCGGCGACAGCTGCTTCAACACGCAGCTCCTCAGCATCATCGGCTTCACCTTCAGAGACAACAGCGCCCCCGCCTTCGCCATCTTCAAATTCATCCAG TCCGTCCTGGCAGCTTTGGCGTTCTTCTACAGCAACTTCCTGTTGCTGCACTGGCAGCTGCTCATCCTGGTGGTCGTCGGCTTCCTGGGCACGCTCACCTTCTTCTCGGCCGAGCGACATGCACGCTCCACCTGCCGGGACTCGGACTACGACAGCATCTGA